One window of Streptomyces sp. NBC_00273 genomic DNA carries:
- a CDS encoding HEAT repeat domain-containing protein: MTVRDGHGAILTSVEELLGVRTSFEDLMDRALTIADQNHPTWGGVTLLLAGRRDQATWTAAATLRTHPDPSRRLFGAEVLRVTHLLDDSEEDAFAGPALDLFTDWSAEETDLAVLTEVLVALGEHIGPRAEVALLPHAGHPDARIRRAVAQGLTALSSPPAFSGDARTALLRLMTDPDAVVRKTACRVVAEGRDHDPVFADAMAAVLDDTNRLVQLAAVYGLALHDDERCVEAARLLAPPQRGSLEEEGYLDAVWRYEWRRDGRWTSPACACQLI; this comes from the coding sequence ATGACCGTGCGGGACGGCCACGGGGCGATCCTCACGTCCGTCGAGGAACTGCTCGGGGTCCGGACCTCGTTCGAGGATCTGATGGACCGCGCGTTGACCATCGCCGACCAGAACCACCCGACATGGGGCGGGGTCACCCTCCTGCTGGCCGGCCGACGCGACCAGGCGACCTGGACAGCCGCCGCGACGCTGCGCACGCACCCGGACCCGTCCCGCCGATTGTTCGGTGCCGAGGTACTCCGGGTGACCCATCTGCTCGACGACAGCGAGGAGGACGCGTTCGCCGGTCCCGCTCTGGACCTGTTCACCGACTGGTCGGCCGAGGAGACGGACCTCGCCGTGCTCACCGAGGTGCTGGTCGCCCTTGGAGAACACATCGGCCCCCGCGCGGAGGTGGCCCTTCTGCCTCACGCCGGCCATCCCGATGCCCGGATACGGCGTGCGGTGGCGCAAGGGCTCACTGCTTTGTCCTCGCCGCCGGCCTTTTCCGGCGATGCTCGCACGGCGTTGCTGCGGCTGATGACCGATCCGGACGCGGTGGTACGGAAAACCGCATGCCGCGTGGTTGCCGAGGGCAGGGACCACGATCCCGTCTTCGCGGACGCCATGGCTGCTGTCCTGGACGACACGAACCGTCTGGTCCAGCTGGCCGCCGTCTACGGGCTCGCCCTCCACGACGACGAACGGTGCGTGGAAGCAGCACGCCTTCTCGCCCCGCCGCAGCGCGGTTCCCTGGAAGAAGAGGGCTACCTCGACGCAGTGTGGCGCTACGAATGGCGCCGCGACGGCCGCTGGACGTCCCCCGCCTGTGCCTGTCAGCTGATCTGA